A region from the Natronorubrum halophilum genome encodes:
- a CDS encoding DUF4350 domain-containing protein, whose product MKLHEWITTDRQRNWPETLAVVFGAVVVLTVVLAVATSAASFGPYNYAWDGTSEFRDRVAEDPDTELEIVNETDQYEDEDADETVAFVIAPETDYGETDTERVRQFVEDGGTLVVLDDFGQHSNELLSAIGADARTDGQLLRDDVNHESTPMMPVATPVGDDALAPGVDEVTLNHASAVEPGNATVLVRTSEFAYLVEDEEANLSADGELEPRPVATTEDIGDGQVVVVSDPSVLINTMIDRSDNAAFVEGFYADKSVVLLDVSHGTSVPPLIALLTDFRTEPVAQIAVGLLGIGLIAGLSGRLSNVTALAREDRKSTDRRTDPDASDRQTPAAPERQDTK is encoded by the coding sequence ATGAAACTGCACGAGTGGATTACGACTGATCGACAGCGTAACTGGCCCGAGACGCTGGCCGTCGTATTCGGGGCCGTCGTCGTCCTGACGGTCGTTCTGGCCGTCGCGACGTCCGCCGCGTCGTTCGGTCCGTACAACTACGCCTGGGACGGAACGTCGGAGTTCCGAGATCGAGTCGCAGAGGATCCCGACACCGAGCTCGAGATCGTCAACGAAACTGACCAGTACGAGGACGAAGACGCCGACGAAACCGTCGCGTTCGTGATCGCGCCCGAGACCGACTACGGCGAGACCGATACCGAACGGGTCCGCCAGTTCGTCGAAGACGGCGGCACGCTCGTCGTGCTCGATGATTTCGGCCAGCACTCGAACGAGTTGCTGTCCGCGATCGGCGCCGACGCTCGAACGGACGGACAACTGCTTCGCGACGACGTCAACCACGAGTCCACACCGATGATGCCCGTGGCAACGCCTGTCGGGGATGACGCGCTCGCGCCCGGCGTCGACGAGGTGACGTTGAATCACGCATCGGCGGTCGAACCGGGGAACGCGACGGTTCTCGTCAGGACGAGCGAGTTCGCGTATCTCGTCGAGGACGAGGAGGCGAATCTGAGCGCCGACGGCGAACTCGAACCGAGGCCGGTGGCGACGACCGAGGATATCGGTGACGGACAGGTCGTCGTCGTCAGCGATCCGAGCGTGCTCATCAATACGATGATCGACCGATCGGACAATGCGGCGTTCGTCGAGGGATTCTACGCGGACAAATCGGTCGTCCTCTTAGACGTTTCGCACGGGACCTCGGTCCCGCCGTTGATAGCGCTCCTCACCGACTTCCGGACCGAGCCGGTCGCACAGATAGCCGTTGGGCTTCTCGGGATCGGTCTCATCGCCGGCCTCTCCGGGCGGCTATCGAACGTGACCGCCCTCGCTCGAGAGGACCGAAAATCGACAGATCGCCGCACCGATCCTGATGCAAGCGACAGACAAACACCCGCTGCACCCGAACGACAAGACACGAAATAA
- a CDS encoding AAA family ATPase, which translates to MTNDNETASDSSHSTTPSELYDRLYAEISRVLVGNEETVRHLTVSTLTGGHVLLVGNPGVAKTTIAKLFATAIGLSYRRIQMTPDILPADITGTHIYRQNTGEFELQRGPIFSNLLVADELNRATPKTQSALLEAMQEQQVTIEGETLQLPGPFLVIATLNPIENEGVFDLPVAQRDRFQLQLTVERPERADAHELLDRIDEKPDLADPTATQVTSADEIAEAQEIVWDVYVAEEIIDYILDLVEGTHSHPDVRHGASPRASIAFLNASKASAAIDGRDYVIPDDVKALTEFVLAHRLVLNTDAELSDVTAADVIADVIDATDPVSVSPEQR; encoded by the coding sequence ATGACTAACGACAACGAGACCGCGTCGGACAGTTCACACTCGACGACGCCAAGTGAGCTATACGATCGATTGTACGCGGAGATCAGTCGGGTTCTCGTCGGCAACGAGGAAACGGTCAGACACCTCACCGTGTCCACGTTGACCGGCGGTCACGTCCTGCTCGTGGGGAATCCGGGCGTCGCGAAGACGACGATCGCCAAACTCTTCGCCACCGCCATCGGGCTCAGCTACCGGCGCATCCAGATGACGCCCGACATCCTCCCCGCAGATATCACCGGAACGCACATCTATCGGCAGAATACCGGCGAGTTCGAACTCCAGCGCGGCCCCATCTTCTCCAATCTCCTCGTCGCGGACGAACTCAACCGCGCGACGCCGAAAACCCAGAGCGCGCTGCTCGAGGCGATGCAGGAACAGCAGGTGACCATAGAGGGCGAAACGCTCCAGTTACCCGGCCCGTTCCTGGTCATTGCGACGCTCAATCCGATCGAAAACGAGGGTGTCTTCGACCTCCCGGTCGCCCAGCGCGACCGGTTTCAGCTGCAATTGACGGTCGAGCGACCCGAACGAGCGGACGCACACGAACTCCTCGATCGAATCGACGAAAAACCGGACCTCGCCGATCCCACCGCGACGCAGGTAACGTCCGCCGATGAGATCGCCGAAGCCCAGGAAATCGTCTGGGACGTCTACGTTGCGGAGGAGATCATCGACTACATTCTCGATCTGGTCGAGGGGACGCACTCGCACCCGGACGTCCGTCACGGCGCGTCCCCTCGGGCGAGTATCGCGTTTCTCAACGCGTCGAAGGCGTCCGCGGCGATCGACGGTCGCGACTACGTCATTCCCGACGACGTAAAAGCGCTCACCGAGTTCGTGCTGGCCCACAGGCTCGTCTTGAACACCGACGCGGAGTTGAGCGACGTTACGGCTGCGGACGTCATCGCCGACGTCATCGATGCGACGGATCCGGTAAGCGTGAGTCCGGAGCAGCGGTAA